A genomic window from Serinus canaria isolate serCan28SL12 chromosome 4A, serCan2020, whole genome shotgun sequence includes:
- the TAF7L gene encoding transcription initiation factor TFIID subunit 7-like: MSKGKDDAPHELESQFVLRLPPEYASTVRRAVQSGNVNLKDRLTIELHADGRHGIVRVDRVPLAAKLVDLPCIIESLKTIDKKTFYKTADICQMLVCTVDGDLYPPLEEQTVTTDPKANKKKDKDREKKFIWNHGITLPLKNVRKRRFRKTAKKKYIESPDVEKEVKRLLSTDAEAVSVRWEVIAEDETKEVDNHGSLTSLDISSPGMSGHKQGHGSSEHDELREIFNDISSSSEDEDERDHHDDEDLNIMDTEEDLERQLQDKLNESDGQQQENEGSNQIAMGIQKQIDNLKSKLQETQDRRKRQEDLIMKVENLALKTRLQAVLDEFKQQEEREKQQMASLQEQLESLMEK; this comes from the exons ATGAGCAAGGGCAAGGACGATGCTCCACACGAGCTCGAGAGCCAGTTCGTGCTGCGGCTGCCCCCG GAATATGCCTCGACTGTGCGGCGAGCAGTCCAGTCTGGGAATGTCAACCTGAAGGACAGGCTCACCATTGAGCTGCACG CGGACGGGCGCCATGGGATTGTCCGTGTGGACAGGGTGCCACTGGCAGCTAAGCTGGTGGATCTGCCCTGCATCATCGAGAGCTTAAAAACCATTGACAAGAAAACCTTCTACAAGACAGCAGATATTTGCCAG ATGCTTGTTTGCACTGTGGATGGTGATCTGTACCCACCTTTGGAAGAGCAAACAGTGACCACTGACCCCAAggcaaacaaaaagaaggacaaggacagagagaagaaattcaTATGGAACCATGGCA TCACTCTTCCCCTGAAAAATGTACGGAAGCGGCGATTCCGGAAGACAGCTAAGAAGAAG TATATTGAGTCTCCTGATGTGGAAAAAGAGGTGAAGCGTCTCCTGAGCACCGATGCTGAGGCTGTCAGTGTCC GCTGGGAAGTCATTGCAGAAGATGAAACTAAAGAAGTGGACAACCACGGTTCACTCACCAGCCTGGACATCTCCTCCCCAGGGATGTCAGGGCATAAGCAAGGCCATGGCTCTTCAG AACACGATGAACTGCGGGAGATATTTAATGatatcagcagcagcagcgaggaTGAAGATGAGAGGGATCATCATGATGATGAAGATCTGAACATCATGGACACTGAGGAGGACTTGGAGAGACAGCTGCAGGACAAGCTGAATGAGTCtgatgggcagcagcaggagaatgaGGGGTCCAACCAGATCG CCATGGGCATCCAGAAACAGATTGACAACCTGAAAAGTAAACTCCAGGAAACTCAAGACAGGAGGAAGCGCCAGGAAGATCTCATCATGAAAGTGGAGAACCTTGCCCTCAAG ACCCGTCTTCAGGCCGTGCTGGATGAGTTCAAGCAGCAAGAAGAGCGAGAGAAGCAGCAG atggcatccctgcaggagcagctggagtcCCTCATGGAGAAGTGA
- the LOC103824259 gene encoding aryl-hydrocarbon-interacting protein-like 1 — protein MEETYLLNVEGVKKKILHGGQGELPRLQDGSKFTFHFQTLKDDFERTVIDDSREAGMPMEIIVGKMFKLEIWETLLSSMRIGEVAEFWCDAIHTGMYALVSRGMRRIAEGRDPLEGQKHRCGMGNMFDYHSTGYEDLDELQRTPQPLIFIMELFRVEDPSAYKRDTWAMSKEEKLAAVPVLHSEGNRLVLRREFAEAAAKYQEAVICLRNLQAKEKPWEEGWLKLESLVTPLVLNYCQCQLELGEYYEVLEHTTELLQKHNDNAKAYFKRAKAHAAVWNEREAREDFQRVAHLDPSMAAAVKKELKQLGERMRKKHVEDRKRYRGLFQSGQGLKGQESREVGDGAPQGEAGVRESPGQGEQGAETKVTEQPRAPQAEQGIPRAGGEGAAPGGEEARGEPVGEEVEGRDQTAVEKEENLGTCRAKPESLGPEEGEEKEEEREEEEEEVEEEKKEKEKEESKEVERGVEEEDGKLEEEKEEVDKEEKEDKVEGEEKMERRAEKEDEKLKEGEEVEKEEENKETEREEEAVVKGKDKDKECLPAKMEQPEAGQCGTTGETKAAGLLQGLEQGASRAEGGGPGSESQAQPKRAPHLGAPSEGLGPAEGAPGLEDKTSGEALEEVSCREQGLGSGQENAGEGKISSESFTPGEGEELGGGAEIPPCPLAARAGGAAPLEQCSKEQGSDQP, from the exons ATGGAAGAAACCTACCTGCTGAATGTGGAAGGGGTCAAAAAGAAGATTCTGCATGGAGGCCAAGGGGAGCTGCCAAGGTTGCAGGATGGGAGCAAG TTCACCTTCCACTTCCAGACGCTGAAGGATGACTTTGAGCGGACGGTGATCGATGACAGCCGGGAGGCTGGCATGCCCATGGAGATCATCGTGGGCAAGATGTTCAAGCTGGAGATCTGGGAGACGCTGCTCAGCTCCATGAGGATTGGGGAGGTGGCAGAGTTCTGGTGCGACGCCATT CACACAGGCATGTACGCCCTGGTCTCCAGGGGCATGCGGAGGATCGCGGAGGGACGGGACCCCCTGGAGGGCCAGAAGCATCGCTGTGGCATGGGCAACATGTTTGACTACCACAGCACGGGCTATGAGGATCTTGACGAGCTGCAGCGGACGCCACAGCCTCTCATCTTCATCATGGAGCTGTTCCGG GTGGAGGACCCCTCAGCGTACAAACGTGACACCTGGGCCATGAGCAaggaggagaagctggcagcagtgcccgTGCTGCACAGCGAGGGCAACCGGCTGGTCCTGCGCAGGGAGTTCGCAGAGGCGGCCGCCAAGTACCAGGAGGCTGTCATCTGCCTCAGGAACCTGCAGGCCAAG gagaagcCGTGGGAGGAGGGCTGGCTGAAGCTGGAGAGCCTGGTCACACCGCTGGTGCTCAACTactgccagtgccagctggagCTCGGCGAGTACTACGAGGTGCTGGAGCACACCACGGAGCTTCTCCAGAAGCACAATG ACAATGCCAAGGCCTATTTCAAGCGGGCAAAGGCCCACGCTGCCGTCTGGAATGAGAGAGAGGCACGGGAGGACTTCCAGCGCGTGGCTCACCTCGACCCCTCCATGGCAGCCGCCGTGAAGAAGGAGCTGaagcagctgggggagaggatgaggaagaagCACGTGGAGGATCGGAAGCGCTACCGGGGCCTCTTCCAGTCAGGCCAGGGTCTGAAgggccaggagagcagggaggtgggtgATGGGGCACCTCAGGGGGAGGCTGGGGTCCgggagagccctgggcagggggagcagggtgCTGAGACCAAGGTAACAGAacagcccagggctccccaggcagagcaagggatccccagggctggaggtgaaggggcagcaccaggaggagaAGAAGCCCGGGGAGAGCCTGTGGGAGAAGAGGTGGAAGGGAGGGATCAGACAGCagtggagaaagaagaaaacctgggcacctgcagggcaaagccagagagcctgggaccagaggagggagaagagaaagaggaagagagggaagaggaagaggaggaggtggaagaggagaagaaagagaaagaaaaagaggagagcAAAGAGGTAGAGAGGGGGGTAGAGGAAGAAGATGGAAAattggaggaggagaaggaggaggtagacaaggaagaaaaggaagacaaagtggagggggaagagaagatggagaggagagcagagaaagaagaTGAGAAATTAAAAGAGGGTGAAGAAgtagagaaggaagaagaaaacaaagaaacagagagggaggaggaggcagtaGTGAAAGGGAAGGACAAAGATAAAGAGTGTCTACCAGCAAAAATGGAACAGCCTGAAGCAGGACAATGTGGGACAACAGGGGAGACAAAGGCAGCAGGGCTACTGCAGGGGTTGGAGcaaggagccagcagagcagagggaggtggCCCAGGCAGTGAGAGCCAGGCTCAGCCAAAGAGAGCCCCACATCTGGGGGCTCCCAGCGAGGGGCTGGGACCAGCTGAGggggccccagggctggaggatAAAACATCTGGGGAGGCTCTGGAAGAggtgagctgcagggagcagggattaGGGAGCGGACAAGAAAATGCTGGGGAAGGCAAAATCTCCTCAGAGAGCTTCACCCCTggggaaggtgaggagctgggtgGAGGGGCAGAAATACCCCCGTGTCCCTtagcagccagagcagggggtgctgcacccctggagcagtgcagcaaagagcagggcagtgaccagccctga